The window GCGGTCGACAGGGGAGCAGGACCGCGTCGCCCTCGCGGCGCAGCGCTCCCCTGTGGCCGAGCAGCTGCACGCCCCCCGGCGGCAGGCCGTCGATGCGGACGCGCTCGCTCGCGGTGCGCCCACACACGATCGCGTAGGCCGCGCCGTCGGCGCCGGACGTGAGTCGCACGGGCGTGCCGTCGTCTGTCGCCAGCCGGCCGAGCGGGTGCGGCCGGCTGCCGTAGATCGCGTCGCCGTTCACGGCCAGCCACTCACCGAGCGCGAGCACGCGCGACGCCTGCATCCACGGCACCTCCCCACCCGGCATGGGACCGATGTTGAGCAGCAGGTTGCCGCCGTCGGCCACCGTATCGACCAGCAGCCGCACTAGATCGTGCACGGCGATGCAGCGGTCTTCGGTCTCGTCGGCCACGTACCCGAAGCTGGCCCCGATGCCGCGACACACCTCGAACTGGCGTCCTGCCGGCGCACCGCCCGAGGAGTACTCCACCGTGCGGAAGTCGGCGTGCATCGCGCCCTGTACGACGCCGATCAGGTCGAAGCGGTCGTTCACCACGCCATCGGGGTTCGCGGCGTGGAACTCGTCCACCAGCGGCGTCGCGGCGCTCGCGCCGCCGGGATACCCGATGTCGTTCCACAGAACGTCGGGCGCGTAGCGGCGCAAGAGCTCCCGGTAGTGCGCGTCCGCGTACGCGCGGTACGCATCGCTCTGCGGGATCGCGCGGAACAGCTTGTGCCAGCCGTCGATCCCCAGACCGCCGAAGGTCCAGTCGAGCCCACCGGAGTAGTACGTGCCGAAGCGCAGCCCCGCCCGCCGGGCCGCGGCGGCGCACTCGCCCACCAGATCGCGCGACGACGACCACGCCGCGCCCCGGTGCGGGTTCGGAACGTCGGACGGCCACAGCAGCACGCCGTCGTGGTGCTTGGTGACCATCACGCAGTAGCGCGCGCCCGACCTGCGCATCAGCCGTTCCCAGCGCACCGGATCCCAGCCCTGCGCGGCATCGAGGAACCGCTCGACGAACACCCCGTAATCGCAGCCGTTCCACACTCGCTCGTGATGCTGCGCGGCGGGCGAGCCGGGAATGCTCGCCGAGTTCCAGTACCACTCCGCGTACGGTGTGCGAGCGAACGCCGCATGCTCGCCGTC is drawn from Deltaproteobacteria bacterium and contains these coding sequences:
- a CDS encoding alpha-L-fucosidase; this encodes MTEVVVGRELPRWYRDAKFGLFVHWTVGSVPAFAPLGKDPFALAREDGEHAAFARTPYAEWYWNSASIPGSPAAQHHERVWNGCDYGVFVERFLDAAQGWDPVRWERLMRRSGARYCVMVTKHHDGVLLWPSDVPNPHRGAAWSSSRDLVGECAAAARRAGLRFGTYYSGGLDWTFGGLGIDGWHKLFRAIPQSDAYRAYADAHYRELLRRYAPDVLWNDIGYPGGASAATPLVDEFHAANPDGVVNDRFDLIGVVQGAMHADFRTVEYSSGGAPAGRQFEVCRGIGASFGYVADETEDRCIAVHDLVRLLVDTVADGGNLLLNIGPMPGGEVPWMQASRVLALGEWLAVNGDAIYGSRPHPLGRLATDDGTPVRLTSGADGAAYAIVCGRTASERVRIDGLPPGGVQLLGHRGALRREGDAVLLPCRPPEHAVFTLRIA